The Montipora foliosa isolate CH-2021 chromosome 14, ASM3666993v2, whole genome shotgun sequence genome window below encodes:
- the LOC137985516 gene encoding uncharacterized protein: MILREIDLPIDEVLYWTDSTCVLAYISNQDRRFKTFVANKIALIRETTQPSQWKYVNTQLNVADDVSRGQSAEALINNTRWKAGPDFLWKTEDHWPQQPVLHASLDCEDPELKREAKTFTASAGDTADTIEQMIQYFSSWFKLKKHIAWILRYRSKLLSGSQKTKKKQEITFSSEAPMPIAAEEIQCAEIEIVKYVQRRCFAGEVSSSKSSKLHKLNAFRVNGLLRVGGRLRNAPIGEEAKYPILLPKSHHLTNLIVRHYHETLGHAGVEHVLSTPEKDSGQSTVGRR, from the coding sequence ATGATTCTGCGAGAAATCGATTTGCCCATCGATGAGGTTCTCTATTGGACTGACAGTACCTGTGTACTGGCATACATCTCTAACCAAGATAGAAGATTCAAAACGTTCGTCGCGAACAAGATTGCACTCATCCGTGAAACAACTCAGCCAAGCCAATGGAAGTACGTGAATACTCAACTGAATGTGGCGGATGACGTATCAAGAGGTCAGTCAGCGGAAGCCCTTATCAACAACACCCGATGGAAAGCGGGACCCGACTTCCTATGGAAAACAGAAGATCACTGGCCTCAGCAACCCGTATTGCATGCGTCGCTTGATTGCGAAGATCCAGAACTGAAGAGAGAAGCTAAAACTTTCACTGCTTCTGCAGGTGACACCGCAGACACAATAGAGCAGATGATACAATATTTCTCTTCCTGGTTCAAGTTGAAGAAACACATCGCATGGATATTACGCTATCGTTCAAAGCTTTTGTCAGGCAGCCAAAAGACAAAGAAGAAGCAAGAAATTACCTTCTCTAGTGAAGCACCTATGCCGATCGCAGCCGAAGAAATACAGTGCGCAGAAATCGAAATCGTCAAATACGTTCAGAGACGGTGTTTTGCAGGAGAAGTTTCGTCCAGCAAGTCAAGTAAACTCCACAAGCTAAATGCCTTTAGGGTTAATGGTCTTTTACGCGTAGGCGGGCGCTTGAGGAACGCACCGATTGGAGAAGAAGCCAAGTATCCTATACTTCTGCCTAAGTCACATCATCTGACGAACCTCATCGTGCGGCACTATCATGAAACGTTGGGTCACGCCGGAGTGGAACACGTGCTTTCAACACCAGAGAAAGATTCTGGCCAATCAACGGTAGGGCGACGGTAA